The Trichoderma atroviride chromosome 5, complete sequence genome contains a region encoding:
- a CDS encoding uncharacterized protein (EggNog:ENOG41), whose amino-acid sequence MSEDTLSLGHVALACQIHLQELLKDEESQEDAAKAREGFWASRQSAEFNLWCTKAGVYGEGLRAIDVRLKDVPGIFELLKQLLQSLLHDFAELQQPDKEPEHAVNNHDGSDEDVQSDSSSLSFMSLSSSEKSEAKADGAIDDLLSASEERHAALRTHIADTIDRLHGHALQIDRAGAKHRRERIEVYRQKESPKWAYEGYKELAIRAAKGYFPSASETFRQRIGESFARRRIRFEYLAEHQKKRAVEVTVHQSQSSPAKVLSGSKDHDRPMHIVKIQEADAEADVFSQRLPHDQHTIYSATVNTKLDMQPQPNRQERAESVASVALRHPGFPPPPKLYGDGFQCPYCRLEFRANEAGKERWSQHVIQDFEPYFCTLEDCKAPFDVPNSFDGLLEHLQSHLQERYHIDMPDGKHEEFDETEFEHHLAQHGEISTEMESIMKKASRRKGPYLFESCPFCGGYPDVIEKLFSDSDTLEAQKALRKHIKQHMQDIALFLPPYREDILDEDDDLKSFAVTGQSANVEDFEGLGEFPEICGQKDCDCKSRGRSITETLPDVSIAVTAEGMETQMDLITPILLGDTDPDLWKEMFPTSAAYDSSPVPDEYFLGDEHLRSFLVSLSSRSHDIPPSISKVAEALSTFNPIEDSQAFQDCMSSLAVPEISKESRRFYPIAENRCEWVFQHKEYLDWVAGRHMLLWIRGRPGSGKSTLLNRLLANLRKNTSSGASDIVLSFSFRNYISFFFGNYSDELQNARRSLYQSLLFQILGQAPDALPELIRTFEQRRKQSRETGESWRWDPDVLRLFFVIAVSRICQCDRIWLFIDSLEVCSQDIIANLTEELEALIPPVI is encoded by the exons ATGTCTGAAGATACTTTAAGTCTCGGACATGTCGCGCTGGCTTGCCAGATACATCTACAAGAACTTTTGAAGGATGAGGAATCTcaagaagatgctgctaAAGCTAGAGAAGGGTTCTGGGCTTCTCGTCAATCCGCCGAGTTTAACCTATGGTGCACCAAAGCTGGAGTCTACGGCGAGGGTCTAAGAGCCATTGATGTAAGATTGAAGGATGTACCAGGAATTTTTGAGCTTCTAAAGCAACTCCTTCAGTCGCTGTTACATGATTTTGCAG AACTGCAACAACCCGACAAAGAGCCTGAACATGCGGTTAACAACCATGATGGctcagatgaagatgtccAATCAGATTCATCATCGCTCTCCTTTatgtctctctcctcctctgaGAAATCGGAGGCTAAGGCAGATGGCGCCATCGACGATCTCCTTTCAGCGTCTGAGGAACGTCATGCGGCGTTGCGAACACATATCGCAGACACAATCGATCGACTACATGGCCACGCACTACAGATTGACCGCGCAGGAGCCAAACACCGAAGGGAGCGGATAGAAGTTTATCGACAGAAAGAAAGCCCGAAATGGGCGTATGAAGGGTACAAGGAACTCGCAATCCGAGCAGCTAAAGGTTACTTCCCGTCCGCATCTGAAACATTTCGACAGCGAATAGGGGAATCATTCGCCAGGCGGAGAATTCGCTTCGAATACCTGGCAGAgcatcaaaagaagagagcggTTGAAGTGACTGTCCATCAGTCGCAATCCTCGCCGGCCAAGGTTCTGTCTGGATCTAAAGACCATGATAGGCCAATGCATATTGTCAAAATACAGGAAGCAGACGCAGAAGCAGATGTATTCAGTCAGCGTCTTCCACATGACCAGCACACCATTTACTCAGCTACAGTGAATACCAAACTCGACATGCAGCCCCAGCCAAATCGTCAAGAACGTGCAGAGAGCGTCGCCTCTGTAGCGCTGCGGCATCCCGGATTCCCGCCGCCTCCTAAGCTCTATGGCGATGGCTTTCAGTGTCCTTATTGTAGACTCGAGTTTCGTGCTAACGAGGCAGGGAAAGAGCGCTGGAG CCAACACGTCATTCAAGATTTCGAGCCGTATTTCTGCACCTTGGAGGACTGTAAAGCGCCATTTGATGTGCCCAATTCTTTTGATGGCCTGCTAGAGCACTTGcaaagccatcttcaagAACGTTATCACATCGATATGCCAGATGGGAAGCACGAGGAGTTTGACGAGACAGAGTTTGAACATCATCTTGCACAACACGGAGAAATATCCACTGAAATGGAATCTATTATGAAGAAAGCAAGTCGACGCAAAGGCCCATACTTGTTTGAGAGCTGCCCTTTCTGCGGGGGCTATCCTGATGTTATTGAAAAGCTCTTCTCAGACTCGGATACTCTAGAGGCTCAAAAGGCGTTGCGAAAGCACATTAAACAGCATATGCAGGACATCGCCCTCTTCCTTCCGCCGTACCGAGAGGATATTttggacgaagacgacgacctCAAAAGTTTTGCTGTCACAGGCCAAAGTGCCAACGTTGAAGACTTTGAAGGTCTAGGGGAGTTTCCCGAGATTTGTGGCCAAAAGGACTGTGACTGCAAAagtcgaggaagaagcatcACAGAAACTTTGCCAGATGTATCGATTGCAGTAACAGCGGAAGGCATGGAAACCCAGATGGATCTTATAACACCGATACTCCTAGGTGATACAGACCCGGATCTCTGGAAGGAGATGTTTCCGACTTCTGCTGCATATGATAGCTCCCCTGTGCCAGATGAGTATTTTCTCGGAGACGAGCATCTTCGATCGTTCCTTGTATCGCTTTCATCACGATCTCACGATATTCCACCATCGATATCTAAAGTAGCCGAGGCTCTCAGTACATTTAACCCGATTGAGGATTCACAGGCTTTCCAAGATTGTATGAGCTCGCTAGCCGTTCCAGAAATAAGCAAGGAATCCAGACGTTTCTATCCCATTGCAGAGAACAGGTGTGAGTGGGTATTTCAGCACAAGGAATATTTGGACTGGGTTGCTGGCCGCCATATGCTGCTCTGGATAAGAGGTAGACCGGGTTCAGGAAAATCCACGTTACTAAACCGTCTTCTTGCAAACCTTCGAAAAAACACCAGTTCTGGGGCTAGCGATATTGTCCTCTCTTTTTCGTTCAGAAATTatatctctttttttttcggaaATTATAGCGATGAGCTCCAAAATGCCCGGCGCAGTCTTTAccagtctcttctctttcaaatTCTCGGACAGGCCCCCGATGCATTACCTGAACTTATTAGAACCTTTGAACAGCGACGCAAACAAAGCAGAGAAACGGGCGAATCATGGCGCTGGGACCCGGATGTTCTGCGACTATTCTTCGTAATAGCTGTTTCAAGAATCTGCCAGTGTGACCGGATCTGGTTGTTTATCGACTCGTTAGAAGTATGCAGCCAAGATATTATCGCCAATCTTACTGAAGAGCTCGAGGCTTTAATTCCCCCCGTCATCTGA
- a CDS encoding uncharacterized protein (EggNog:ENOG41): MASLSALPPELASQVFQLLEAGDIISLSVTCKYWRAQLAPDIFRAIRLTNDERVARSVLSAVEAHGQYTTSIEFKSRCGLNAELMPPALPPAAVKVLQGHLTPNLKTVSINFDYDYGSDEAWDTLEGGSIYVFRDAETEEYIREREEAWQWRALMNETWRALAANMHVRELIIDNFVTKWTSAFRTQEFRQFLSRLESASFDFLGLDNGAGWRTNTMGGYLEFISELDSSFFHHMTGLKHLTIIASDPIGLEGHNHTPLALNPGDLPLLESLKIRRCFVGPELVSFIEEHAQVLKSLDVKDCVSGFSTNPADFDSADDGITWAEFFDAVYEAEPALTDLNAGFGYLRNEDELEPDYRFEDEPENFQEIRRKLKADPSLRWLVYGYIDDKYGWLCLHDEANDEQFGRGKDQMAFNRLMGLVIENAAKAKHSL; this comes from the coding sequence ATGGCGTCTCTTTCAGCTCTTCCACCGGAATTGGCTTCCCAGGTCTTCCAACTCCTCGAAGCCGGGGACATAATCAGCCTCAGTGTTACTTGCAAATATTGGCGAGCTCAATTAGCGCCAGACATCTTCCGGGCAATTCGCCTCACCAACGATGAGAGAGTTGCGCGGTCCGTTCTGAGCGCCGTCGAGGCTCACGGCCAGTACACAACTAGCATCGAGTTCAAATCTCGTTGCGGCCTCAATGCTGAGTTGATGCCGCCCGCCCTCCCGCCAGCCGCAGTCAAAGTCTTGCAAGGCCATCTCACTCCGAATTTAAAGACTGTCAGTATCAACTTTGATTATGATTATGGCAGTGATGAAGCATGGGATACCTTGGAGGGGGGCTCAATATATGTATTCCGAGACGCGGAAACCGAAGAATACATTcgagagagggaagaggcaTGGCAGTGGCGGGCTCTTATGAATGAGACTTGGCGGGCGCTGGCAGCCAATATGCATGTGAGAGAGCTTATCATCGACAACTTTGTTACCAAATGGACGTCTGCTTTCCGCACACAAGAGTTCCGTCAATTTCTCTCCCGGCTTGAGTCTGCAAGCTTCGACTTCCTCGGCCTTGATAACGGCGCGGGGTGGAGGACTAATACAATGGGGGGATATCTAGAGTTCATTTCTGAGCTGGattcctcttttttccacCACATGACGGGACTGAAACACCTCACAATCATTGCCTCTGATCCCATCGGCCTCGAAGGGCATAACCACACTCCGCTTGCGCTCAACCCGGGAGATCTTCCACTGCTGGAATCGCTCAAGATAAGACGTTGTTTCGTCGGCCCGGAGTTGGTTTCATTCATAGAGGAACACGCTCAAGTTCTCAAGTCCCTCGATGTCAAGGATTGTGTCAGTGGGTTTAGCACTAACCCGGCAGACTTTGACTCGGCGGACGATGGCATAACGTGGGCCGAGTTTTTTGATGCAGTCTATGAGGCGGAGCCCGCGCTTACCGACTTGAATGCTGGATTTGGCTATCTCCGGAATGAAGACGAACTCGAGCCCGACTACCGGTTTGAGGACGAGCCTGAAAACTTCCAGGAGATTCGCCGGAAGCTCAAGGCCGACCCAAGCTTGCGGTGGCTGGTATACGGGTACATAGACGACAAGTATGGCTGGCTCTGCCTACATGACGAGGCAAATGACGAGCAGTTTGGAAGGGGCAAGGACCAGATGGCTTTTAATCGACTCATGGGCCTTGTGATTGAGAACgctgcaaaggcaaagcatTCACTTTAG